The following is a genomic window from Thioclava electrotropha.
CGAGGCGCATCTGGTGCTGGACGAGGGGCGGGATTACGCAACGGTCATCGCGCGGGCCAAGGATATGCTGGCGCATCAGTTCGGCATCCACCACGCGACGCTGGAGCCGGAAAGCGCGAGCTTGGGCTGTGCCGATCACGCGGACCATGACGACCACGAAGATCACGATCACTCAGATCATGGGCACGCAGATCATGCGCACGCGGGCCAACCGGCGCATTGAGTTAACGTGGAAGCCAGCCCAGCGTTTCCCGCGTCTCCGCCTGCGGGGTGTATTCCGCTGACGCATAGCCCTCGTAGCCATCGGCATCGAGCGTCGCGAAGAAACCTTCCAGATCGATCTTGCCCGAACCGGGGCCGCCGCGCCCCGGGGCATCGGCAAATTGCACATGGGCCGCACGGTGACCATGCTTCGCCCAAGCTCCCGCCACATCGCCGGTCAGCATCTGCGCGTGATAGGCGTCGAATTGCAGATGCAGGTTCGGGGCGGCGACCGCATCGAGGATATCCGCCGCCTGATCGAAATCGTTCAGGAAATAGCCCGGCATGTCGGTCGGGTTGATCGGCTCGATCGTCAGGCGCCGTTTTGGCGCGCGCGCCGCCGCCCATTTCAGGTTCGCGATATAGGTCGCACGGGCCTCCGCGCCCTCGGCCTTGCCCGCCATGATATGGATGACGCGCGGCTTCAGGATATCCGCGAAGCGCATCGCGCGGTCGAAATCGCGGCGGAAGCGGTCTTCCAGCCCCGGCACGGCGGCGAAGCCCCGATCGCCGCCCGTATAATTCGGCGGCGGCACGTTCATCAGCACGAAGCTCAGGTCGTGACGGATCAACTCGTGGCGCATCTCCTGCGCGGAGGCGTCGTAGGGGGAAAGCACTTCGACCGCATCGAAGCCGGCCTGTTTCGCCGCTTTGAACCGCTCCATGAAGGGCAGTTCGGTGAAGAGGAAGGTCAGGTTCGCTGCGAAACTCGGCACGTTACAATTCCGCCGCGCGCAGGATCGGGAAGAAGCTGCCCGCCGAGATCACGCCGGTCCAGTCCTCGCCCTCATGCTCGCGCGTCACGGCCAGATCGACGAGCCGGTAGAAGCTCTTGCGATCGATCAAAGCCTCCAGCCCGCGGCGCACATGCAGGTAAGGGCGGGGCTCGCCATCCTCGCTATGCTCCACCCGGATCGCGTGCTCCGCATCGGCCAGAACCACGTCGCCCACATTGGTCGTGAAGCGAATCGACTGGTCGTCGCCTTCGCCCTCGGTTGTGAAATCGACGGCGATGAAAGGCGCGTCCTCGACCCGGATACCGACCTTCTCGACCGGGGTGACGAGATAGTATTTCCCGTCCTCGAGTTTCAGAATCGATGAAAACAGTCGCACCAGCGCCTCGCGGCCGATGGGCGTGCCAAGATAGAACCATGTCCCGTCGCGGCGGATCTCCATATCGAGATCGCCACAGAAGGGCGGATCCCACAAATGCACGGGCGGCGGGCCCTTTTTGCTGGCTTTCTTGGCGGCATCGGCAAGCCCGTCTGCCGTCGGGGAAGGGGTCGAAACTGTCTGTTTGTGATCCGTCATGTAAATTTGGCCGTTGGTCGGAGCGTGGATATCTGCTTTGCTGGGAAAGATAGGCATCAACGGGGAGAATGTCATGGCCGAGCCCGAAAAGCTGATGGAAGATATCGAACGACTTGGCGGCAAGCTCGCACAGGCGCGCGCGTCGATCGACCGGCGTTTCATCGGGCAGGATCAGGTGGTGGAGCTGGTTCTGGCCGCGATGCTCTCCGGGGGGCATGCGCTTCTGGTGGGTCTGCCGGGCTTGGGCAAGACGCTTCTGGTCGAGACGCTATCCACCGTGATGGGGCTGGGATCGAACCGCATCCAGTTCACGCCCGACCTGATGCCCGCCGATATTCTCGGGAGCGAAGTTCTGGAAACCGCGCCCGATGGTAGCCGCGCGTTCCGCTTCCTCGAAGGCCCGGTCTTCTGCCAGCTGCTGATGGCCGACGAGATCAACCGCGCCTCGCCCCGGACCCAATCGGCGCTCTTGCAGGCGATGCAGGAGCGCGAGGTCACCATCGCGGGCGAGCATCGTCCGCTTGGCCCCCCCTTCCACGTTCTCGCTACGCAGAACCCGATCGAGCAGGAGGGCACCTATCCGCTGCCCGAAGCCCAGCTCGACCGTTTCCTCGTGCAGGTCGACGTCGATTACCCGGACCGCGAGACCGAGCGCTCGATCCTGCTCGCGACCACCGGCGTCGCGGCGGAGGGCGCGCATACCGTATTCACCCCGGCCGAGCTGATCGAGGCGCAGGGGATCGTGCGGCAGATGCCCGTGGGCGAGAAGGTCGTCGATGCGATCCTCGATCTGGTGCGGCTCTGCCGTCCGCGCGAGGCCGAGGCGCCCGACTTCATCCGCGATGCGCTTGCCTGGGGGCCGGGGCCGCGCGCTGCACAGGCGCTGATGCTGACCGTGCGGGCACGAGCTCTGATCAATGGCCGCCTCGCGCCGACTCTGGACGACGTGCAGGCGATGGCCCGCCCGGTACTGATCCACCGCATGGCGCTGAGCTTCGCGGCCCGCGCCCGTGGCGAGACGCTGGGCGATCTGATCGATCGCGCCGTGGCAGAGGTCACCGGGCCGCGCGCCGCCGGGGCCGCCGCTTGAGCGTAACCTCCGATACCGCAGCGTCGGGGCAGGCCCCCGCGCTGAGCCTGCGCCGCGAGGCGGAAGGGGCGGCCTCTGCGCTGCCCCCGCTGCTGGTCGCGGCGGAGCATCTGGCGGCGACCGTCCAGATGGGCGCGCATGGCCGCAGGCGCGCGGGATCGGGCGAGGAATTCTGGCAATACCGGCCCGCTCATGCGGGCGACGAGCTGCGCTTCGTCGATTGGCGGCGCTCGGCGCGCTCGGACAGCCAATATGTGCGCCAGCGGGAATGGCAGCTGGCGCAATCGGTCCATCTCTGGGTCGATGACGCGGCCTCGATGCGCTTCACCGGGGCCGAGAGCGGACGCAATGCGCGTGCCACGAAATCAGAGCGCGCCCGTGTTCTGGGGCTCGCGCTTGCGGTGCTGATGGTGCGCGGCGGCGAACGCGTGGGGCTGACCGGCCCGCTCGCGCCGCCACGTCCGGGGCGCGCGCAGCTGATGGAGCTTGCAGGCTTGCTTTCGCGTGAGGCGGGCGTGCAGGATTACGGCGCCCCTGAAATCGCTGGCGTCACGCCGCAGTCGCGCGTGGTGCTGCTGTCGGATTTCTTCGGTGATCTCGGCCCGATCGAAGCCGCGCTGGGCCGTCTGGCCGACCGGGGCGTCTCGGGCGTGATGATGCAGGTGCTCGACCCCGACGAAGAGGCCTTTCCCTATGACGGGCGCACGATCTTCCAGTCGATGACCGGCTCGCTGGTCCATGAAACCCGCAAGGCGGGCGATCTGCGTGCGCGTTATCTCGACCGGCTGGCCGCGCGACGCGATCAGCTCGCCCGGCTGGCGCGCAGCGCGGGCTGGCAATTCTCGACCCATCACACGGGCGATCCGGCGCAGGCTGCGCTGCTGTGGCTTTATTCCGCGCTCGAGAGGGGGCGCTGATGTGGATGCTCGGCCCCATCGGCTTCACCGCGCCCTGGCTTCTGCTGGGGCTGGCCGCCTTGCCGATCATCTGGCTGATCCTGCGCGCGGTGCCGCCCGCGCCGATCCGCAGGCGTTTTCCCGGCGTCGCGCTGCTCCTGGGTCTCAAGGACGAGGAAGTGCAGGCCGCGCGCACGCCGTGGTGGCTGCTGGCGCTGCGTCTTCTGGCGCTGGCTGCCGCGATCATCGGCTTTGCCGGGCCGGTCCTGAACCCGCAGCGGGCCGTTCCCGGCACCGGACCGCTCCTGATCGTGGCCGACGGTAGCTGGGCCTCCGCGCGCGACTGGCCGCGCCGGGTGGAGCGGATGACGTCGGCGCTGAAGGATGCGCAACAGGCGGGACGTCCCGCAGCGGTGATCTCGCTGACCGATCCGCCGCCCGCGCAGGTGAGTTTCATGGATGCGGGCGCGCTGATCCAGTCGCTGCCCGGTATCCAGCCGCAGCCCTGGGCCCCGCAGAGCTTCGACGCCGCCAATCTGCCCGAGGGGAATTTCGAGACGCTCTGGCTGTCGGACGGCTTGGCCCGCGACAGCCGCGCCGGCGTTCTGAATGCGCTGGAGGCGCGCGGTCCGGTCAAGGTCTGGCAACCGCAATTGTCGGTCTTGGCGCTGGGCGCTGCCCGGATCGAGGATGGCGCGCTCGTCGTGCCTGCGCTCGCCTCAACAATCCCGCCCAGCCCGCGCGATGTTGCCGCCGTGGGGCGCGACCCGGCGGGGATCGAGCGCGAACTGGCCAGCCAGCCGCTGCAATTCACCGACTCGCGCGAGACCGAGCTGCGCTTCGATCTGCCGCCCGAGCTGCGCAACCGCATCACCCGGATCGAGATCACCGGCATGCGCTCGGCAGGCGCAGTCAGCCTGACCGACGACGCGGTGAAGCGCCGCAAGGTCGCGATCCTGTCCGGCGCGCGCGACCGCGAGGGTTTGGAACTGCTCTCGCCCACCCATTACCTGCATCAGGCGCTCGCCCCCACGGCGGACCTGATCGAGGGCACGCTCGCCGATGTGCTGACCGCCGATCCGGACGTGATCATCCTCGCCGATATGGCCGATCTGCCGGAGCAATCGAAACTGCACGACTGGGTCGAGAAGGGCGGGCTACTGATCCGTTTCGCAGGGCCCCGCATGGCCAATGCCGATCTCGATGCCGATACGCTTCTGCCGGTGCAGCTGCGCGCGGGCGGCCGCTCGCTGGGCGGCACGATGAGCTGGGGCGATCCGCGCGCGCTGGCGCCCTTCCCGGAGAACTCGCCCTTCGCGGGGCTGCAAGTGCCCGAGGATGTGACGGTGAAGGCGCAGGTCATGGCCGAGCCCACGCCGGACCTCTCCGAACACACCATCGCCGCGCTGACCGACGGTACGCCGCTCGTGACCCGCGCCAAGATGGGGCAGGGGGCGGTCGTGCTGTTCCATGTCACCGCCAATGCCGAATGGTCGACGCTGCCGCTGTCGCTACTGTTCCCGCAGATGCTGGAGCGGCTCGCGGTCTCGGCCCGGCCCGCCGCACCGGAAGAGGCTGATCTCGCAGGCCAGACCTGGGTGCCGCAGAAGCTGCTCGACGGGTTCGGGCGGCTGCAGGACTCAGGCGCCGCCGCAGGTGTGCCGGGCGAGGAGCTGGCCAAGGCCGAGCCGGGGCCGAAGCTGCGCCCGGGCATCTACACCGCCGAGGATCGCTCGGTCGCGCTGAACGCCCTTCCACGCGGCGCGACGCTGTCCCCGGCCAGCTGGCCCGCCAATGTCCCCGTCGAAGGGGCCTTCGAGCAACGCGAAATGCCGCTGAAGGGCTGGCTGCTGGGCGCGGCGCTGGCGGCGCTGCTGATCGATATCCTCGCGACGCTGGCGCTCTCGGGCAAGCTTTGGGGACCGCGCGCGATGAAGGCCGCCGCCTTCGGGGCCGCCCTGATCCTCGCCAGCTTCGCACCGCCGCAAGCCCATGCCGAGGATATGGATCCGGCGCGCGCGATCGAGGCTGCGTCCAATGTGGTTCTGGCCGCGATGCCCACCGGCGATGCCGAGGTGGACCGGGTCTCCATGGCGGGGCTCAAGGGGCTGTCGCAGGTTCTCAATCGCCGCACCACGGTCGAGCCCTCCGCACCGATGATGGTCGACCTCAAGAACGACGATCTGGCCGTCTTCACCTTCATCTACTGGCCGATCACCGCAGATCAGCCCGCGCCGAGCCCGATGGAATATGCCAAGCTGAACCGCTACCTGCGCGGCGGCGGCATGATCCTGTTCGACACGCGCGACGCCGATATCGCGGGCTTCGGCGAGGCGACGCCCGCAGGCAAACGGTTGCAGGCGCTGGCCGCGCCCTTGGATATTCCACCGCTCGCGCCGATCCCGGACGATCACGTGCTGACACGCACCTTCTACCTGCTGCAGGATTTCCCCGGCCGCTACGACGGCACGATCTGGGTGGAGGCCCCGCCCGCCGATGCCGAACGCGCCGAGGGGATGCCGTTTCGCAACCTCAATGACGGGGTGACGCCGGTGGTGATCGGCGGCAATGACTGGGCCTCGGCCTGGGCGGTCGACGATCGCGGGATGCCGATGTTCCCGGTGGGCCGTGGCCGCACCGGCGAGCGTCAGCGCGAAATCGCGGACCGCTTCGGGGTGAACCTGATCATGCATGTGCTGACCGGCAACTATAAATCCGATCAGGTCCATGTGCCTGCGCTTCTCGAAAGGCTGGGGCAATGAACGGGATGTCGATCATCTTCGCACCGCTTCTGCCGTGGCCTGTGATCGCGGGGGCAGCCGTGGTGGCGGTCGTGCTGCTCGCGCTGGCGCTGTGGCGCGGGCTGAAAGGCTGGGCGCTGCGGGCCTTGGCCGCGCTGGTGCTGCTGGCCGCCATCGCGCAGCCCTCCTTGCAGCGCGAACAGACCGCGCCGCTGTCCAATATCGTACTGCTGATCGACGACCGCTCCTCGTCGCAGAAACTTTCGGATCGTGTCGCGCAGACCGATACCGCCCTGACGCGTCTGCAGGCACAGCTCGACGCGATGCCCAATGTGGAGACGCGCCGGATCACCGTTCCGGACGGGGCCGACAATGCGGGCACCGAACTGGGCTCGACCCTGGCCGAGGCGCTCGCCGCAGAGCCGCGCGCACGGGTCGCAGGCGCGCTGATGGTCACCGACGGGCAGGCCCATGACGCGCAGCTCGCCCCCGATCTGCCCGCGCCGCTGCAGGTGCTGCTGACCGGCAAGCGCAGCGACTGGGATCGTCGTATCCTGATCGAGACGGCGCCTTCCTTCGGGATCATCGGGGAGGAGACCGATATCCGCCTCAAGGTCGAGGATATGGGCAACGTGCCTGAAAGCGCGGGCGGCACCGCCGATCTGACCATCTCGATCGACGGCAAGGATCCGAAAAGCTACACGGTGCGCACCGACCGCGATCTGGAACTGCCGCTGACGCTGACCCATGGGGGGCAGAACGTGGTGCAGTTCACGCTGTCGCCGACCGATGGCGAGCTGACCGACCGTAACAACGTCGCCACCGTGCAGATCAACGGCGTGCGCGACCGGCTGCGGGTGCTCTTGGTGTCCGGCCAGCCCCATGCGGGCGAGCGGACTTGGCGCAATTTGCTGAAATCGGACGCTGGCGTGGACCTCGTGCATTTCACCATCCTGCGCCCGCCCGAGAAACAGGACGGTGTGCCGGTGACGGAACTGTCGCTCATCGCCTTCCCGACGCAGGAGCTGTTCGTCGACAAGATCGACGAGTTCGACCTGATCATTTTCGACCGCTACGGCGCGCGGGGCATCCTGCCGTCCGCGTATTTCGACAATATCAAGGATTACGTCGAACGCGGCGGGGCGATCCTCGTGGCCGCCGGTCCGGAATTCGCGACCGTCGAAAGCCTCTATCAGACCAGCCTTGGCGATATCATGCCCGCGCGCCCCACGGGTCGTGTGATGTCGGAAAGCTTTCTGCCGCGCCCGACCGATCTGGGTCTGCGCCACCCGGTGACCGCCGGGCTGGAAGGGGCGCCCGCGCCCGAGGGCGAGGATACGGAAGCCGAGAAAGTCGGCCCGCATTGGGGGCACTGGCTGCGCCAGATCGAACTGACAAACCCCACAGGCGAGGTCGTGATGTCCGGCGCCGAGGGCAAGCCGCTTCTGGTGCTCTCGCGCGAAGGCGAGGGGCGCGTGGCGCTGCTGGCCTCGGATCAGGCGTGGCTCTGGGATCGCGGCTATGACGGCGGCGGGCCGCAGCTCGAATTGCTGCGTCGGATCGCGCATTGGGAAATGAAAGAGCCGGAACTCGAGGAAGAGGCGCTCTATGCCGAGATCGATCCCGGCGCGCTCTCGATGCGGATCATCCGCCGCACGATGGAAGACAGCGCGCCGCCGGTGACCGTGACCCTGCCTGATGGCTCGACCGAGCAGGTGCCGCTGACCGAGACCGCACCGGGCCGCTTCACCGCGCGCTGGACTGCGCCCGAGGCGGGGCTCTACCGCCTCAAGGACGGCGATCTGGAGCGGGTCGTGGCGATGGGGCCTGCAAGCCCGCGCGAGTTCGAACAGACGATCGCCAGTGGCGGTCCCCTCTCCGCCGTGGTCGAGGCGTCGAATGGCGGCGTGACACGGCTCGAGGACGGGGTGCCCGCCATCCGCGAAGTGCGTGCGGGCCGCCCGACATCGGGGCGCGGCTGGATCGGCATCACGCCGCGCGGCGCGACCGCCACCACCGACATCCGGGTGCAGCCGCTGCTGCCCGCCTGGGCATGGCTGATCCTGGCGGCCTTGCTGACCGTGGGCGCGTGGCTGGTCGAAGGACGCAACCGGCGCGGCGGTGGCGGCGATAGGGGCGGGCCGACTGCAGCGTGATCCCTGCGGGGATTGCCCGGACACCGC
Proteins encoded in this region:
- a CDS encoding hydroxypyruvate isomerase family protein yields the protein MPSFAANLTFLFTELPFMERFKAAKQAGFDAVEVLSPYDASAQEMRHELIRHDLSFVLMNVPPPNYTGGDRGFAAVPGLEDRFRRDFDRAMRFADILKPRVIHIMAGKAEGAEARATYIANLKWAAARAPKRRLTIEPINPTDMPGYFLNDFDQAADILDAVAAPNLHLQFDAYHAQMLTGDVAGAWAKHGHRAAHVQFADAPGRGGPGSGKIDLEGFFATLDADGYEGYASAEYTPQAETRETLGWLPR
- a CDS encoding DUF1285 domain-containing protein translates to MTDHKQTVSTPSPTADGLADAAKKASKKGPPPVHLWDPPFCGDLDMEIRRDGTWFYLGTPIGREALVRLFSSILKLEDGKYYLVTPVEKVGIRVEDAPFIAVDFTTEGEGDDQSIRFTTNVGDVVLADAEHAIRVEHSEDGEPRPYLHVRRGLEALIDRKSFYRLVDLAVTREHEGEDWTGVISAGSFFPILRAAEL
- a CDS encoding AAA family ATPase, yielding MAEPEKLMEDIERLGGKLAQARASIDRRFIGQDQVVELVLAAMLSGGHALLVGLPGLGKTLLVETLSTVMGLGSNRIQFTPDLMPADILGSEVLETAPDGSRAFRFLEGPVFCQLLMADEINRASPRTQSALLQAMQEREVTIAGEHRPLGPPFHVLATQNPIEQEGTYPLPEAQLDRFLVQVDVDYPDRETERSILLATTGVAAEGAHTVFTPAELIEAQGIVRQMPVGEKVVDAILDLVRLCRPREAEAPDFIRDALAWGPGPRAAQALMLTVRARALINGRLAPTLDDVQAMARPVLIHRMALSFAARARGETLGDLIDRAVAEVTGPRAAGAAA
- a CDS encoding DUF58 domain-containing protein gives rise to the protein MSVTSDTAASGQAPALSLRREAEGAASALPPLLVAAEHLAATVQMGAHGRRRAGSGEEFWQYRPAHAGDELRFVDWRRSARSDSQYVRQREWQLAQSVHLWVDDAASMRFTGAESGRNARATKSERARVLGLALAVLMVRGGERVGLTGPLAPPRPGRAQLMELAGLLSREAGVQDYGAPEIAGVTPQSRVVLLSDFFGDLGPIEAALGRLADRGVSGVMMQVLDPDEEAFPYDGRTIFQSMTGSLVHETRKAGDLRARYLDRLAARRDQLARLARSAGWQFSTHHTGDPAQAALLWLYSALERGR
- a CDS encoding DUF4159 domain-containing protein, whose product is MWMLGPIGFTAPWLLLGLAALPIIWLILRAVPPAPIRRRFPGVALLLGLKDEEVQAARTPWWLLALRLLALAAAIIGFAGPVLNPQRAVPGTGPLLIVADGSWASARDWPRRVERMTSALKDAQQAGRPAAVISLTDPPPAQVSFMDAGALIQSLPGIQPQPWAPQSFDAANLPEGNFETLWLSDGLARDSRAGVLNALEARGPVKVWQPQLSVLALGAARIEDGALVVPALASTIPPSPRDVAAVGRDPAGIERELASQPLQFTDSRETELRFDLPPELRNRITRIEITGMRSAGAVSLTDDAVKRRKVAILSGARDREGLELLSPTHYLHQALAPTADLIEGTLADVLTADPDVIILADMADLPEQSKLHDWVEKGGLLIRFAGPRMANADLDADTLLPVQLRAGGRSLGGTMSWGDPRALAPFPENSPFAGLQVPEDVTVKAQVMAEPTPDLSEHTIAALTDGTPLVTRAKMGQGAVVLFHVTANAEWSTLPLSLLFPQMLERLAVSARPAAPEEADLAGQTWVPQKLLDGFGRLQDSGAAAGVPGEELAKAEPGPKLRPGIYTAEDRSVALNALPRGATLSPASWPANVPVEGAFEQREMPLKGWLLGAALAALLIDILATLALSGKLWGPRAMKAAAFGAALILASFAPPQAHAEDMDPARAIEAASNVVLAAMPTGDAEVDRVSMAGLKGLSQVLNRRTTVEPSAPMMVDLKNDDLAVFTFIYWPITADQPAPSPMEYAKLNRYLRGGGMILFDTRDADIAGFGEATPAGKRLQALAAPLDIPPLAPIPDDHVLTRTFYLLQDFPGRYDGTIWVEAPPADAERAEGMPFRNLNDGVTPVVIGGNDWASAWAVDDRGMPMFPVGRGRTGERQREIADRFGVNLIMHVLTGNYKSDQVHVPALLERLGQ